The window CAGAATCTTTCTCTCGCTCCATTCTCAATCAACGCTATGCGCTTGAAGCAGACTTTGTCGCAGCGTTGAATGAGACTGGTATCAAGTTGACGGAAGTTCAGCATAATTTTCTGGTCGAGCGGGCCTACACCGGCTGGTCATGGACAACTGATAACTTCACGGCAATGTTCAAGAAGCCTGCAACCTGGTTCGTGGCGATGAACACTTTCATCTATGTCTCGCTTACCCTGTGCTTTAATGTCGGTTTCGGTCTGCTGTTGGCCATCACCACTTTCTATCTGCCATCCGGACAGGCTGCATTCTTCCGTGCTGTGTGGTTGCTCCCCCGCATTTCTCCGCCAGTGCTCTATGTCCTGCTCTGGAAATGGTTCACATGGGATACAGGGTTCCTTTCAAGCCTAGGCAGCTTCTTTGGTCTGCCCGCCCACAATTATATGCTCGGTTCTGTCGGTAACGCCTGGTCAGTCGTAATCCTGATCAATGGGTTCGTCGGTGCATCCATGGGCATGATCCTGTTCTCGAGCGCCATTCGTGCTATCCCGACCTCCATGCTGCAAGCAAGTGAGGTTGATGGAGCGAGCCGCTGGCAACAGGTTCGTCATATCATCCTGCCGCAATTGCGTTGGCCGATCCTGTTTGTTACCAGCTACACCACTTTGTCCCTGCTGACCTCGTTCGACTATATCCTGCTGTCCACCAAAGGCGGACCAGGCGGGTCAACCACGGTTTGGGCACTGGAAGCCTATTTCACCGCGCTCAACAACTATGCGGGTAATCTGGAATATGGCTATGGCGCTGCGATGGCGCTGGTTCTTGTTACCGTCGGCATCACTCTGTCCCTTCTCTATCTGCGACTGTTCAAGTTCGATGATCTTGTCTCTCGCCCGAAAATTGAAGGATAGGAGGATCGGATCATGAAACAAGAAAATACCCGTAACTTTACCTCCTGGCCGGTGCTGCTCTTGTTGGGGATGCTCTCTTCCCCAATCCTGATCATGTATCTGTATCTCTTCATTGATACGATCACCAATACCGAGCCCGGCTCACTGGTGCCAAACGAGTTCACATTGGAGCATTGGCGTTTCCTGTGGGAGACCGATACAGGATCCACTTCTGTATGGGTAGCTACGCGCAATACCGTGATCTTTGCCACCACCAATGCCAGTATCATTCTGGGCGTATCACTGACAGCAGGCTATGCTCTGTCTCGTCTGAACTTGCCTTTCCGCCGCTTCTTCCTGGCGGGTGTACTGGCATTGCATGCCTTTCCAACCATCACCTTGGTCATTGCTCTCTTCATCGTGCTACAAATGGTTGGTCTCTATAACACCTTGATCGGCGTAATCTTCATCAAGTCAGCCTTGATGCTGCCATTCGGCATTTGGGTGATGAAAGGCTTCTATGACACTGTGCCATGGGAAATCGAGATGGCAGGTGTTCAAGATGGTGCATCACGCTTCACCGTATGGCGTCGTCTGGTCCTGCCGCAAATTCAACCGGGCCTGATTGCCCTGGGTGTGTTTGCGTTCCTCGACGGCTGGAGTGAATACATCCTGCCGCAGATTTTTGCACCGGATGCGGATGTTCAGGTTCTGTCGGTTTATCTGGCGTCACTGATCGCCGATGATCAGAAATTCGACTTCAACCTGTTCAAGTCAATCGGTCTCTTCTATGTGGTTCCGGTTATCATTCTTTATCTCATCTTCCAGAACAAACTGATGAACATTTATGGCGGAGGCAGCAAAGGCTGATGCGTATCAAACTCGACCAATTTACCAAAAGCTTTGGTGAAGTAACCGTCATCGATCAGATGGATCTGGAAATCAATGATGGTGAAATGCTGGCCCTGCTCGGACCGTCGGGCTGCGGCAAGTCAACCACTTTGTTTGCCATTTGCGGTATTCATCAAATCAACGGCGGCCGCATTCTGTTTGGCGACAAGGATGTGACCCGTACAACAGCTCAAACCCGCAACGTGGGTGTGGTGTTCCAGAATTATGCGCTCTATCCGCATATGTCGATCTTCGACAATATCGCTTTCCCTCTGACTGTCAGGAAGGAAAGCAAGGAGCTCATCAAGAAGGAAGTCCATGCCATTGCAGATCTCGTGCATATTGGCAACCTGCTCGAGCGAAAGCCCTCTCAGCTCTCCGGTGGTCAGCAGCAGCGTGTAGCTCTGGCTCGTGCTCTGATCCGTCGACCGGATGTGCTGCTACTTGATGAGCCATTGGCCAATCTGGATGCCAAACTGCGTCTGGAAATGCGCTCGGAAATCCGCCGCATTCAGTTGGAGACAGGCATCACTGCCGTTCTGGTGACCCATGATCAGGTTGAAGCCATGTCCATGTGTGACCGCATCGCCATCATGGATCAGGGCAAGATCCTGCAGGTGGCATCGCCAACCGAGATGTATGACAATCCGATCACGGATTTTGTGGCTGGTTTTCTTGGTAACCCGCCAATCGCCTTCCTGGAAGGGAAGTTGGACAATGGGAAAGTAAAACTCGAGGGCTCTGAGTTTTCTCTCCCATTGCCCGGCGCGATTAGCGGATTGTCCGAAGGTGATTATGTCAAGTTGGGTGTGCGTCCAGAACATGTCGGGCAAGGGCAGGGGACGGAGTTGCCGGGTAAAATCAGCTTTGTCGAAACGCAAGGGCGTGAGAATCTATACGATATGACGTTGGATAACAGCTCCATTCTACGCTCAATCCAGCCGGTTCGTCATGATATTGCATTGGGTCAAAGCATAAGCTGGACTGTTGATACTGAGCGTATGCTCGTTTTCAACTCGCAAGGAAACCGTCTCTGATGTCTATGCATGCCAAATGCCAATCCCTGAAATGGCCAGCCAGCCGCTTTGGTGGGCCACGCATCATCGGCCACCGTGGTGCCAGCCACCATGCCGTGGAAAATACCCTTTCTGCCTTTCAGCTGGCCAGTGAGCTAGGGGCTGATATGTGGGAACTGGATGTTCGCCAGACCAAGGATGGCGTTTGCGTTGTCTCCCATGATGATGATCTGGAACGGGTTTTTGGCGTGCAGAAAAGACTCTCTTCCATGACCGCATATGAACTTGCGGCCATGGAGGATGTTGCCATACCAACCCTTGCCGAGGTTATCGCGTTGGCGAACCAGCTCGGTACCGGTCTCTATATCGAGATCAAGGGTGAGGGGGCCGGTATGGCCGCGTTGGACGAGCTGAAAGAAGCTAATTTTGCTTACGCAGCTCTTGGTTCTTTCATTGCAGAATGGATCGCAGAACTCGCTGATAGCGATTGCCCCTATCCGCTGGCAGTGCTGGTTCGTGTGGATGAGGATCCGTTTGAGCGTGCAAAGACTGCCAAGTCGGATGCCATTCATCTGTGCTGGGAACGTGCGGATGATAATCCTCATGAATTGCTGACGTCGGAGCTTTTCGACCGTGCTCGTGAAGAAGGACAGGAGATCGTGCTCTGGCATGAAGAGCGCCCACATGTGATCCGCGCTGTCATGACCATGAACGTGCAAGCCGTTTGCTCGGATCGACCCGAATTGATGGTACCTTATGCAAATTCGCCATCACGTCCTTCACTTTTCCCCAAGGGGCCAGAGGTTTGTTGTCATCGTGGGGTTAATAAACTGGCGCCGGAAAATACCATGTCCGCAGGTCGATTGACTTTTGATCAGGATTTTGACTGGTTGGAAATCGACGTGCACGAGACTGCCGATAGCGAGCTAGTCGTTATTCACGATAATACATTGGATCGTACGACCAATGGTCGGGGATCGGTTGCCAACTATCGTCTAGATGAACTGCGCAACCTTGACGCTGGAGACTGGTTTGCCCATCAGTTCAAAGGTGAGCAAATTCCAACCATGAAAGAGGTGATCACTCTTGCGCAAAATCATGGCAAAGGCCTCTATATCGAGATCAAACAGGGTGATCCACAAAAGATCCTGAGTGTCGTCGAGGATATGAATTTTCTGGGCCATTGCTTCTTCTGGAGCTTTGACTGGTCTTGCATTGAAGAGCTTCGTGCACTTTCGCCAGAAGCACGTCTTATGGCAAGAAGTCTTGATTTTCATACTGTTGCAGATGCCGTCAAAAGTGTGCGGGCCGAGATCATTGAAATCAACATGAGTGAAGACTTCGAGCCACTGGTTGCAGCAGCCAAAGCAACCAATGCTCGTCTCATGCTTTGCTATATGGGAGCAGATATTGCAATTTTTGAGCGCATGATTGAGCTTGAACCCCATATGGTAAATGTGAATCACTCCCATATCTGGAAAGAAGTCTGGTTCAACCATTGCCGAAAGCAACAAGAAAAGATTGCGTGCCAATGAAGCGTGAAGAGGAAGAATTCAGCCGCCAGGTGACGGCATTGGATGTGGCCAAGCATGCCGGAGTATCACGCTCTGCGGTTTCTCGCACTTTCACACCGGGTGCCAGTGTTTCTGCATCCACCCGTGAGAAGGTGATGAAGGCGGCTGATGAACTTGGCTATCGCGTAAACCAGCTGGCGCGGAGCCTCATCAACAAACGCTCGGATTTGGTTGGAATCGTTGCGGCTAATATGGATAATCCCTTCCGTGCGCAGCAGGTTGAGCATATGGCTCGTGAGTTGGTGGAGCAAAATTTTCGCCCGATCCTGCTTCCAGCGGAAGGAGAAGAAAATCCAAGCCGTGTGATTGGCATGCTGCTGGAATATAATGTATCTGGGGTAATTGTAACTTCGGATACCCCTCCTCAGAGTATTTGTCAGGAATGTGTCTCGCTCGGTGTACCAATGGTTCTGATCAACAAGGGCGAGATTGATGCCAGTGTTGATCGGGTATTGCTCGATAATGAAACATCCGGACGTATCGCTGCCCGGCATCTCTACGATAAAGGGTGCCGTCAGTTGGCAAGCATTGGTTCGGATAAGCCATCCTACTCGCTGAGCGTGCGCGTGAAGAGCTTTCAAGCTGCTTGCAAAGAGCTGGGAATGAATGCGCCAGGTCACTTCTCCGCTCCAATCTCGGATTATAATGGTGGTTTCACGGCAGCAGAAGCCATGCTTCGCGACATGCCAGATGTTGATGGTGCTTTTTGCATTACCGACTATATGGCTTTGGGCAGCCTCGACTATTTCCGCCTTAGATCAGATCGAAAGGTCCCGGATGATCTGAAAGTCATCGGTTGTGATGACATTTTGCAGGCGAGTTGGGCAGGATATGACCTGACGACCATCCGACAAGATACACGTTTATTGGCGAAACAGGTGGTTGGTGCCCTGACAGCGCGTTTTAAGAACCCACTCGCTCCCCCCGATATTCGCATGGTCGATGTCAGTGTGGTTGAGCGGGCAACAACAAAAACCTCATAAGGGACAGGATTTCTATCGGATGCAAGAGCGTTACCAGGCAGCACAGCGTGTGGCCAAAGCGGCCGGAAAACTGGCACTTGACCACCTCTCCTCCATGCAAGCAGGGGAGTTGGAAATTGAGGTTAAGGGATTGCAGGATTTCGTAACCCATGCCGATCGTGATGTTGAAAATTTTATCAAGCGCGAATTGTCCGCTCTTTTTCCCGGCGATGGCTATTGGGGCGAGGAATCGGAGCGAGCACGTGGCAAGAATGGATTGACCTGGGTCATTGACCCTATCGATGGGACAGCCAATTTCATTCGCGGGATTGACCAATGGGGTATCTCCATCGCTCTGGTTTCCGGGGAACGGGTGGAGATTGGCGTTATTTATGATCCGATGCGTGACATCCTCTATCATTGTCGGCATGGACAGGGAGCCATGCAAAATGGGCAAACCATGCCGCAATTGAATTCCGGGAATACACGACCAGCTGACGCATTGATCATTCTTGGGCAGTCCCGCCGAATTGGTTTCGATGTTTATCTCAACACGTTGAAATATCTTCATGAACAAGAAGTCGAGCATCGTCGGTTTGGGTCAGCGGCTTTGGGTCTTGCTCAGGCCGCAGAAGGATTGGTTGATGCTTATTTTGAAGCTGATCTCAATCCATGGGACTGTCTCGCAGGACTGTTGTTGATTGAGGAATGCGGCGGTGTCGTTGTCTCAGGGCAGCAGATGTTGAAAGATTTGAGTAATTATCCGGTTGCAGCGGGCAAGGTTTGCTTGCGACAGGAATTGACACATCTGGTCGGCTTGTCCGGCAGGTAAGTGGCTGTCATACATGCGAAAACCCCAGATCCCGATAAAGGATGAATTCCTGGTTCAGATTGATTACATTGAGTAGATTTCCTTGCCTGCCAAAAGAGCCTTGGCTGGTTGGGAAACGATAGGGTGCGTATTTGGATCAGCCAGCACTCCCTTGTTGAGGCCCTTATGCATCCATTCCGTCATATCTGCAAAGCTCATGGGTTTTGCAACCATATAGCCCTGAATGGAGCATTTGGAGATATGTGAAACAGCCTTGAATTGTTCGTAAGTCTCAACACCTTCACAGACCACATGCAACTGCATGAGCTTGGACATGGACATGACCACGCCTACGATGGCCTGTCCTTTGGAATTATTCTCAATATTCTGAACGAAACTGCGATCTATCTTGATACCATCGATTGGCACACTTGAGAGATGCGAGAGTGAGGCGTAGCCAGTGCCGAAATCATCCAGCTCCACATGAATGCCCCGTTGACGGAAGGTTTCCAGAATGTTCGAGATATCGGCATGCGGATCATCCAGCAAGCAGGATTCTACAAACTCTACGGCCAGACAATCAGGTGCCAGATCAAAGCGCTGCATCGTGGAGAAGAAATCATCCAGTAATGATGTGCGCTTCAGGTGGGATGGTGACAGATTGATTGCCACCTTGCCAAAGTCGAGATCCAGGTCTGTCCACTGTCTTGCTGCAGACATGGCCTTTTCAAAAACAAGGCAGCCCAATTGCGAAGCAAGGCCATTTGTTTCGCTGACATCAAGGAACATACTGGGCGGCACAAGACCGTGTTCAGGGTGATTCCAGCGTATCAAAGCTTCTATGCCGGTCAGGCTTTCGTCTGAAGAACTAACTTGCGGTTGGAAATAGAGATCAAGCTGATCCTCTTCAATGGCAACACGCAATTCACTTTCGATTCGGGATTCCAGATCCACTTGTTCCTTCATTTCGGATGTGAAGAATTGATAACCGTCTCGTCCAAGCTCCTTGGTTTTATAAAGTGCCAGATCAGAGAAAACCATCAGGCTTTCACGATCAGTTCCGTCTTCGGGATACCGCGCAATACCAAGGCTAACAGTGGGCCAGAATGTCTTGCTTTCAAAATGCACAGGAATGGAAATGAGATCGGTCACTTCCTGGCATATTTCATCCAACGGAATATCGCCCTTGCGTTCCACCAGAGCAATGAATTCGTCTCCCCCCCAACGGTAGGGTTTGAAACTGCTGATCTGATTGCTGAACAGACTGAGACGTTCGCCAACGGTTTTGAGCAGGAAATCGCCCCCTGCATGCCCCATCGTATCGTTGACGCGTTTGAAGTTATCGAGATCAATCTGAACAATCGCAAACTTGCTGGCTGAAGAAATTTGCGAGAAGTGGGTATCAAGGTCTTTCTGACATCGTGCACGATTGGGTAACGTGGTCAGTTCATCATAAAAAGCAATATGTTCGAGTTTATCTTTGGTATCGCGAAGTTCAGCCTCTCTCCGGCGGTGATTGGTAACATCAATCAGGGTAACAATGGTATCGCCATTATCGAGCTTGCGTTCGGAAATGATCAATTGCTGACCGTTATTGAGTGTAATTTCCCGCTCATTGTCCTGATTGCTGTTGCGATAGGCAACATGTTCTGCAATCCAGGTTTCTACATCTTCATCCCCGATGCTCCAAATGCCCGCTTCGACCCCCTTGAACAGGAAGTCTTCAAATGGCAAACCGGCATTCAAGCTATCTTTGATATCCGCATAAACCCGGCGGAAGGTTTTGTTTGCCATGACCAAACGGCCATCTTTGTCCCAAATCACAAATCCATTGCGCATGGAATTGATCGCCGAGATCAAATGCTTGTGAGTTTTGGCTTGTTCGTCTCGCGCTGTTCTTAGACGCTCGGTGGCAATCAGGGATTCCTGACGTTTGGTCTGCAGCTCGGATAAGGTGTTTTCTTGTTCGGTAACATCAAGATAAGTGGTTAGAAAGCCACCACTTGGAAGAGGTATACCTCTGATGTCCAGAACTCGACCAGAGCTCGTCCTACGCTTGAGCTCGTGAGGAACAGGGTTTCTTGCAAGCTTCACCCGCTTGCTGACTTGCTCGTCCTTGTTACAGGTCCCATATTCTCCACGTTCTGCATTAAAACGAATGATGTCTTCAAATGTGCAGCCGACCTTTAGCTGATCTTCCGGCAGGTCGAGGAGATGGTAGAAATCCTTGTTTGCCATTTTGAGAGTCAGATCGCCATCGAAATAACTTAAACCACCAGGAAAATACTCGAAGATGGAATTGAGCAGGCTGACATCGGCCATGGCCCGGCGAGCATTTCTGCTATGAATCAGGTAAGTAAGGCCTGAGGTGATTGCAATAATGAGGCATGCCAACACAAGTATGAAGATTACTTCCGGATGAGCTTCAAGTCCCCCCTCAGCATGATGGCTTTGCAGATTATCGTTTGACATCAGCCAGGCAATAATTGTTCCGATCACAATGATCGGAAGACCTAGCAATAACACAGTTGTAAATCGCAACCGTATTTCACTACGCTGTATTACTTCCCGGAGGTCTCGAAAGGCCATTAAGGATATCCCCATTACTTAGGCTCATCCCGCAGTGTGGCGTAAAATAGTTGATAATCTAATAAGCAGCCATCACGTATCGGGGCGTCAATACAGTGTCGACAGGAATGGAGGGAAAGATAAACTTTTGTGTCCAATGTCTGGCTTCGCTTGTCGAGCGATGCTATAGGAGCGAATTGATCCCAGTATGGGATGGTTTGACATAATCAGTTTTGTCTTCTCTATATTTTTCTCCAAAGCCGGAAACTTCTTTTCATGGAACAGAGCAAGCCTTCGAGCCAGCAGCTCTCCTTCAAGGAATTTGTTGCCCTGATGGCACTATTGATGTCCCTGGTTGCTCTCAGCACGGATGCAATGCTGCCTGCTTTGCAGGTGATGGGAGAGGATCTGTCTGTTGCCTCTTTTCAAGATATCCAACTGGTCGTTACAATCCTGTTTTTGGGCATGGCAATAGGCCAATTCTTCTATGGTCCGCTATCTGATCAGATAGGGCGCAAGAAAGGAATTTACATTGGCCTCATACTCTTCATTCTGGGAAGCATCCTGAGTTGGTTTGCTGAAGATTTCTCGACGATGCTGGCAGGTCGTTTCTTGCAAGGATTGGGGGCTGCTGGATCAAAAATCGTCGTAGTTGCCATGATACGTGACCTTTTTGCGGGCGCCTCCATGGCGAGGGTCATGTCCTTTATCATGGGTGTTTTTATTCTGGTGCCGGTTTTGGCACCGGCGATGGGGCAGGCTATCTTTCTGCTTTGGGGATGGCGCGCCATTTTCTTTTCTTTCATCCTTCTCGGACTCCTCGGGGGGTTATGGCTCGCTATTCGGCAGCGGGAAACCTTGTTGCCTGAGAGACGGATCCTTGTGACCCCGTCCAATCTCTGGGACGGGACTTGCCAGACTTTCAGGACACCGACGGCACTGGGATATATGTTGGCTTCAGGCATCATATTTGGCCCATTTGTTGGATATCTAAGTTCAGCCCAACAAATCTTCCAATCTGTCTATGGTGTAGGGCAGGCCTTCCCTTATTATTTTGCAGCCTTGGCATTATCGATTGGATTGGCATCAATGCTGAATGGACGCATCGTCATGTCTATTGGAATGGTCCCATTGGTGCGAATTGCGCTGACAACAAGCACTGTCGTTGCCGCAGCTTTTTTAACTGCGTCCTATTTTTATGATTTCGTGCCGCCCTTTGGCCTGTTTGTCGTCAGTTTCATTCTGCTATTCTTTGCCAATGGTATTCTGTTTGGAAATTTGAACAGTTTGGCGATGGAAGATGTAGGCGAGATCGCTGGGATCGCATCAGCAATTATTGGTGCGATCAGCACATTCCTTGCAATGTTTATTGCTTGGATCATAGGCAGATTTTATGACGAGACATTGCTGCCTCTGACTGTTGCTTTCGTGATTTCGGGTTTGTTAACTCTGTTCATCGTCAAGCGTGTAACTGCACTTGAGCGCCAATAAAATGGACCTGAAACAACCATATATTATCTCTTTTTGATAATATTGGTGTCCAGAATTCCCCATACACGTTTCGAGAAGCAGGTTTGAGTGATGACGATTTTGGTAACTGGTGGCTGCGGATATATTGGAAGTCACATGACCTGGACCCTGAAAGATCAGGGACGAGATGTGGTTGTTTTCGATAATCTGTCGACGGGCTTTACAAACCAGATACCAGCGGATGTGCCTTTGATTGTCGGTGATATTGATGATCAGGCGCTAGTCGCCAAGGTTATTGATGACCAC is drawn from Cohaesibacter gelatinilyticus and contains these coding sequences:
- a CDS encoding carbohydrate ABC transporter permease; translation: MRSKISLLGLGFLTPALVMVVLFFLIPVVLTGVFAFTNMSTATGISGGEYLITTNTLKSLKGHDAFDNKVLENLQATTYLVDAAALAKAEKAGVKKPFLKEIESRLSGKSFDSRRAFERALKKLKNRPRKTRELKKAAESFSRSILNQRYALEADFVAALNETGIKLTEVQHNFLVERAYTGWSWTTDNFTAMFKKPATWFVAMNTFIYVSLTLCFNVGFGLLLAITTFYLPSGQAAFFRAVWLLPRISPPVLYVLLWKWFTWDTGFLSSLGSFFGLPAHNYMLGSVGNAWSVVILINGFVGASMGMILFSSAIRAIPTSMLQASEVDGASRWQQVRHIILPQLRWPILFVTSYTTLSLLTSFDYILLSTKGGPGGSTTVWALEAYFTALNNYAGNLEYGYGAAMALVLVTVGITLSLLYLRLFKFDDLVSRPKIEG
- a CDS encoding carbohydrate ABC transporter permease, with product MKQENTRNFTSWPVLLLLGMLSSPILIMYLYLFIDTITNTEPGSLVPNEFTLEHWRFLWETDTGSTSVWVATRNTVIFATTNASIILGVSLTAGYALSRLNLPFRRFFLAGVLALHAFPTITLVIALFIVLQMVGLYNTLIGVIFIKSALMLPFGIWVMKGFYDTVPWEIEMAGVQDGASRFTVWRRLVLPQIQPGLIALGVFAFLDGWSEYILPQIFAPDADVQVLSVYLASLIADDQKFDFNLFKSIGLFYVVPVIILYLIFQNKLMNIYGGGSKG
- a CDS encoding ABC transporter ATP-binding protein, whose product is MRIKLDQFTKSFGEVTVIDQMDLEINDGEMLALLGPSGCGKSTTLFAICGIHQINGGRILFGDKDVTRTTAQTRNVGVVFQNYALYPHMSIFDNIAFPLTVRKESKELIKKEVHAIADLVHIGNLLERKPSQLSGGQQQRVALARALIRRPDVLLLDEPLANLDAKLRLEMRSEIRRIQLETGITAVLVTHDQVEAMSMCDRIAIMDQGKILQVASPTEMYDNPITDFVAGFLGNPPIAFLEGKLDNGKVKLEGSEFSLPLPGAISGLSEGDYVKLGVRPEHVGQGQGTELPGKISFVETQGRENLYDMTLDNSSILRSIQPVRHDIALGQSISWTVDTERMLVFNSQGNRL
- a CDS encoding glycerophosphodiester phosphodiesterase, whose protein sequence is MVPYANSPSRPSLFPKGPEVCCHRGVNKLAPENTMSAGRLTFDQDFDWLEIDVHETADSELVVIHDNTLDRTTNGRGSVANYRLDELRNLDAGDWFAHQFKGEQIPTMKEVITLAQNHGKGLYIEIKQGDPQKILSVVEDMNFLGHCFFWSFDWSCIEELRALSPEARLMARSLDFHTVADAVKSVRAEIIEINMSEDFEPLVAAAKATNARLMLCYMGADIAIFERMIELEPHMVNVNHSHIWKEVWFNHCRKQQEKIACQ
- a CDS encoding LacI family DNA-binding transcriptional regulator, whose amino-acid sequence is MKREEEEFSRQVTALDVAKHAGVSRSAVSRTFTPGASVSASTREKVMKAADELGYRVNQLARSLINKRSDLVGIVAANMDNPFRAQQVEHMARELVEQNFRPILLPAEGEENPSRVIGMLLEYNVSGVIVTSDTPPQSICQECVSLGVPMVLINKGEIDASVDRVLLDNETSGRIAARHLYDKGCRQLASIGSDKPSYSLSVRVKSFQAACKELGMNAPGHFSAPISDYNGGFTAAEAMLRDMPDVDGAFCITDYMALGSLDYFRLRSDRKVPDDLKVIGCDDILQASWAGYDLTTIRQDTRLLAKQVVGALTARFKNPLAPPDIRMVDVSVVERATTKTS
- a CDS encoding inositol monophosphatase family protein, yielding MQERYQAAQRVAKAAGKLALDHLSSMQAGELEIEVKGLQDFVTHADRDVENFIKRELSALFPGDGYWGEESERARGKNGLTWVIDPIDGTANFIRGIDQWGISIALVSGERVEIGVIYDPMRDILYHCRHGQGAMQNGQTMPQLNSGNTRPADALIILGQSRRIGFDVYLNTLKYLHEQEVEHRRFGSAALGLAQAAEGLVDAYFEADLNPWDCLAGLLLIEECGGVVVSGQQMLKDLSNYPVAAGKVCLRQELTHLVGLSGR
- a CDS encoding EAL domain-containing protein — its product is MSNDNLQSHHAEGGLEAHPEVIFILVLACLIIAITSGLTYLIHSRNARRAMADVSLLNSIFEYFPGGLSYFDGDLTLKMANKDFYHLLDLPEDQLKVGCTFEDIIRFNAERGEYGTCNKDEQVSKRVKLARNPVPHELKRRTSSGRVLDIRGIPLPSGGFLTTYLDVTEQENTLSELQTKRQESLIATERLRTARDEQAKTHKHLISAINSMRNGFVIWDKDGRLVMANKTFRRVYADIKDSLNAGLPFEDFLFKGVEAGIWSIGDEDVETWIAEHVAYRNSNQDNEREITLNNGQQLIISERKLDNGDTIVTLIDVTNHRRREAELRDTKDKLEHIAFYDELTTLPNRARCQKDLDTHFSQISSASKFAIVQIDLDNFKRVNDTMGHAGGDFLLKTVGERLSLFSNQISSFKPYRWGGDEFIALVERKGDIPLDEICQEVTDLISIPVHFESKTFWPTVSLGIARYPEDGTDRESLMVFSDLALYKTKELGRDGYQFFTSEMKEQVDLESRIESELRVAIEEDQLDLYFQPQVSSSDESLTGIEALIRWNHPEHGLVPPSMFLDVSETNGLASQLGCLVFEKAMSAARQWTDLDLDFGKVAINLSPSHLKRTSLLDDFFSTMQRFDLAPDCLAVEFVESCLLDDPHADISNILETFRQRGIHVELDDFGTGYASLSHLSSVPIDGIKIDRSFVQNIENNSKGQAIVGVVMSMSKLMQLHVVCEGVETYEQFKAVSHISKCSIQGYMVAKPMSFADMTEWMHKGLNKGVLADPNTHPIVSQPAKALLAGKEIYSM
- a CDS encoding multidrug effflux MFS transporter is translated as MEQSKPSSQQLSFKEFVALMALLMSLVALSTDAMLPALQVMGEDLSVASFQDIQLVVTILFLGMAIGQFFYGPLSDQIGRKKGIYIGLILFILGSILSWFAEDFSTMLAGRFLQGLGAAGSKIVVVAMIRDLFAGASMARVMSFIMGVFILVPVLAPAMGQAIFLLWGWRAIFFSFILLGLLGGLWLAIRQRETLLPERRILVTPSNLWDGTCQTFRTPTALGYMLASGIIFGPFVGYLSSAQQIFQSVYGVGQAFPYYFAALALSIGLASMLNGRIVMSIGMVPLVRIALTTSTVVAAAFLTASYFYDFVPPFGLFVVSFILLFFANGILFGNLNSLAMEDVGEIAGIASAIIGAISTFLAMFIAWIIGRFYDETLLPLTVAFVISGLLTLFIVKRVTALERQ